The DNA sequence CGACGGTTTGCTGCGCGAGTTGGCCGAGTACAACGCGGGCCTCGGGCGGGCCTCGAGCATGCAGATCTCCGCGAGCCAGGGTGCGTTCATGACGCTGCTGGCCCGGCTGGTCGCGCCCCGGTTCGCGGTTGAGGTCGGCACGTTCACCGGGTATTCCTCGATCTGTGTCGCCCGGGCGCTCGCGCCGGACGGGCGTCTGCTCTGTTGTGATGTCAGCGAGGAGTGGACCTCGATCGCCCGCAAGTACTGGGAGCGGGCCGCTCTCACCGATCGCATCGAGCTGCGGTTGGCGCCGGCCGCCGAGACGCTGCGCGCGCTGCCCGACGAGCCCGCCATCGACTGGGCGTTCATCGACGCGGACAAGACCGGCTACCGCACCTACTGGGACGAGATTGTGCCGCGGTTGCGTCCCGGCGGGCTGGTGCTGGTGGACAACGTGCTGTGGTCCGGCAAGGTGGTGGACGCGACGGTCCACGACCCCGACACCGTCGCGCTGCGGGAGTTCAACGACTACGTGCTGACCGACGACCGGGTCGAGCAGGTGCTGGTGCCGGTGGCCGACGGGCTGACGATCGCGCGCAAGCGGTAGCTCAGCTCGCTCACTGCGCGCGCAGCACGCGCTGGGCGAGCAAATCGCGCAGTGCGCGGGTGTGCCGGCGACTGACCGGCAGCTCGTCGGTGCCGACGACCACGGTGGCCCGGCCCGGCGCGAACCGCACCTCGTGCACGTGGGCCAGCGACACCAGGAAGCTGCGGTGGATGCGCACGAAACCGGCCGCCGCCCAGCGCTCCTCGAGCGTGGACATCGGCACCCGCACCAGATGCGAGTCGGTCGCGGTGAACATTCGCGCGTAGTCACCGCGGGCCTGCACGTAGCGCACCTCGGCGCGCGGCACCAAACGGGTGACCCCGGCCAGTTCGATGGCGATCGACTCCGCGTCGCTCGGCGCGGGCGGTGCGGTCCTGGGTAGTGCCGCCATCGCCGCGATCCGCCGCACCGCCTCGCGCAGCCGCTCCGGGCGGATCGGTTTGAGCAAGTAGTCCGCCGCGGCCAGATCGAAAGCGTCCAGGGCATGCGCGTCCGAGGCCGTCACGAACACCAGTGCCGGGGCGTGCGGCATGCGGTTGACCGCGCGGGCCACGTCCACCCCGGACAGATCCGGCATCTGGATGTCCAGGAACACCGCGTCCGGCGCGGCCTCGGTGACCATCCGCAGCGCCTCGGCGCCGCTGCGCGCGGTGAGTACCCGATCCACCCGGGGGTCGGCCCGCAGCAGGAAACCGAGCTCGGACAGGGCCG is a window from the Sporichthyaceae bacterium genome containing:
- a CDS encoding O-methyltransferase, producing the protein MSPTSPFLPAALGAYVEAHAGPADGLLRELAEYNAGLGRASSMQISASQGAFMTLLARLVAPRFAVEVGTFTGYSSICVARALAPDGRLLCCDVSEEWTSIARKYWERAALTDRIELRLAPAAETLRALPDEPAIDWAFIDADKTGYRTYWDEIVPRLRPGGLVLVDNVLWSGKVVDATVHDPDTVALREFNDYVLTDDRVEQVLVPVADGLTIARKR
- a CDS encoding LytTR family DNA-binding domain-containing protein → ALSELGFLLRADPRVDRVLTARSGAEALRMVTEAAPDAVFLDIQMPDLSGVDVARAVNRMPHAPALVFVTASDAHALDAFDLAAADYLLKPIRPERLREAVRRIAAMAALPRTAPPAPSDAESIAIELAGVTRLVPRAEVRYVQARGDYARMFTATDSHLVRVPMSTLEERWAAAGFVRIHRSFLVSLAHVHEVRFAPGRATVVVGTDELPVSRRHTRALRDLLAQRVLRAQ